GGAGAATTACAGCGCCGGAGCCACGGAAAAACGCCGCGGCAACCGGGACGGAAAAACCACCTACGCCCCGGACGCAATGCTCCGGGAAACGCTGGAATTCATGGAGAAAAACCGGAACAGGCCCATGTTCATTTTCTTCTCCACCAATCTTCCGCACGGCCCCGTGGACATCCCGCCTGCGGAAAATACGTATGCCGGCCATCCGGAGATACGCAAGGCTTACGCGGACGCCTCCGGCCCCAACAGGGAGTGCGCCGGAGCGGCGGAGGAATACGCCTCCATGGTGGGCAAGCTGGACAAGCAGGTTGGGGCCATCGTGGCGCAGGTCCGCAGGCTGGGACTGGAAAAACGCACCATGATCATCTTTGCCTCCGACAACGGGCATGAACTCTATTACCGGACGGACAAGAGCCGCGGACGCGGGCTCAACTGCCACGGCGGCGTGCTGGACGGCACCGGGGAGGTACTGGACGTTTTCCGCGGCAGCCGCGGACGCACCAGCCCGGACGGAAGCATGGTCAATATGGCCGGGCTGAAATGGACCAATCATGAAGGGGGCATCCGCGTCCCCATGATCATCTCCTGGCCCGGCACCGTTCCGGCAGGGAAAACCTGCCATGCCCTCACCGCCAATTACGACCACATGGCCGCCTTTGCCGAGCTTGCCGGTGTCCCCATGCCTGCGAGGAAAGATGCCGTCTCTTATGGAAAATCACTGTTCGGCAAACAGGCCGCGCCGCGCAGCCATGTAGTCGTGGACCGCACCATCATCACCGGGGACGGATGGAAGCTCACCAACCAGCGGGGAAAATGGCTTTTATTCCAAATAAGCGCGGACCCGGAGGAAAGGCGCAACCTGGCGGAAACGCACACGGAGCGCCTCCGGCAGCTCCAGGCCATTTACCGCAGGGAAGTGGGAAGCCCGCGGAAAGACAAGTAAGGCAGCCGCCCGGAGTTCGCGCTGTTGCGCAAGCCATTCCGCGCCGCGTGCTTTTGCTGGTTGAAACTTGCGCCCCCAGCATGTAGAGTCCCCCGGTGAACAAAAAAAAACCATCCTCCCGCCAGACCGCCCTGAATTGCCTGATGCGCTGGCATGAAGGCCACTCCTTTGCGGAAACCCTTGTGGACCGGGAATGTTCACGGGCGCAGCTTTCCCCGGCGGACAGGCATCTGGTGCAGGCCCTGGTCTTCGGCGTGCTGCGCAACCGGACCTGGCTGGACCACGTGATCGACTCCCTGCGGCAAGGCCGGCTGGACCTGGAAATGCGCCTCATCCTTCAGATCGGCCTGTGCCAGCTTTTCCTGCTGGGCATGGCGGACCATGCCGCCGTGTATGAAACCGTCAATCTTGCGCCGTCACGCCTGAGGGGACTGGTAAACGCCATTCTGCGCAACGCCCTGCGGCGGGAAAAAGCCATCCTGGCCGAACGGGAAAAACTTCCCCTCCCCGTTCTTTATTCCACCCCGGCGTGGCTGGTGGAACGCTGGACGCAGCAGACGGACCGGGAAACAACCCGCGACCTGCTCCGCTGGAACAACACCACGCCGCGCCTGTACGTGCGGGCCAATCCCCTGATCCCCATGAACGGCATTCCCGCCTCCCTCGCGCCTCTGGACCGCGCGCCAGGCTGGTTCTCCGTGGAAGGCCCCCTGCCGCTGGAAGATATCCAGGCCGGTTCCCTGTACGTGGCGGACCCCTCCACCCGTTACGCCATTGACCTGCTGGCTCCGCGCGCCGGGGAGGAAATCCTGGATGCCTGCGCCGCCCCCGGCGGCAAGGCCGCCGCCATCATTGCCGCCACCGGGGGAAAGGCGCTCCTGACCGCCACGGACCTTCACGAACACCGCCTGCCCACCCTTCAGGAAAACCTGGACAGGCAGGGCTCCGCTTCCGTCAAAACGGCGCAGGCGGACTGGTCCCAGCCGTGCCCTCCGGAATGGGAACGCCATTTTGACGCCGTGCTCCTGGACGTGCCCTGCTCCAACACCGGGGTCATCCAGCGCCGCGTGGACGTGCGCTGGCGCGTGACTCCGGCGGAAATCCGCCGTCTGGCCGCTCTCCAGAAATCCATTCTGGAAAACGCCTCCCGCGCCGTGAAGCCGGGCGGCAGGCTCGTCTACTCCACCTGCTCCATTGACGCGGAGGAGGACGGCCTGCTGGTCAGGGATTTTCTGCGGAACCACCCGGAATGGACGCTGAAAGAGGAAAAACTCATCCTTCCCCATCAGGAAAAATCGGACGGCGCGTATGCGGCCCTTTTGATCTGTGCTTGACCTCCGCCTTAATTTGGCAACAATGCGTCCTCCTGATTAATCTCATTCCACTATGTCCCGCAAACCCATCATTGCCGCCAACTGGAAGATGAACATCGGCCCCGCTGAAGGCGCCCAATTCATCGAAAGCTTCAAAAACCTCATTAAGGGAAAAGACGTCGCGTGCGACGCCGTCATCATCCCCCCCTTCACCACCATCCCCTCCGTGCTGAACGCCCTGGGCGGCTGCTCCTGCGCCGCCGTAGGCGCCCAGAACGTCTCCCAGCATGACAACGGGGCCTACACCGGTGAAATCTCCACCAGCATGCTGAATGAACTGGGCCTCAAGTACGTCGTGCTCGGCCACAGCGAACGCCGCCAGTACTTCGGCGAAACGGACGCCATCATCAACGCCAAGATCAAGAAGGCCATCGCCGCCGGCATCACCCCCATCTTCTGCATCGGTGAAACGAAGGACGAACGTCTGGGCGGCATCCTGGAACCCGTGCTGGAAATCCAGATCAAGGGCGGCCTCAAGGACCTCACTCCGGAAGAAGTGGCCAGCCTGGTCATCGCCTATGAACCCGTCTGGGCCATCGGCACGGGCCTGACTGCCACCTCCAAGGAAGCGCAGGAAGCCCACGCCTTCATCCGCAAGGTCATTTCCGACGTCTTCGGCGCAGATACCGCCGCCAAGGTGCGCATCCAGTACGGCGGTTCCGTGAAACCGGAAAACGTGGTGGAACTCATGGCCCAGCCGGACATTGACGGCGCCCTGGTGGGCGGCGCGTCCCTGAAGCCGGACTCCTTCGCCGCCCTGGTCACCTCCGCCAAGTAAGCGGAACCCGGACATTTCCATTTCTCCAGGCCGGTCCTTCACGGGACCGGCCTTTTTCGTTTCCCGCGCTCCGGGGAAGGCTTTTCACCCCGGACCGCAGTTTCTGCCTTTTCAAGCGGCCGCAATCGTGCATAATGGCGGGAAATCATGAAAGCCCGCTCACTCACCTCACGCAGCAAAGGTTTCACGCTCATTGAAGTTCTCGTAGTCATCGCCATCATCGCCCTGCTGGCAGGCGTCTCCTACAGCATTTACTCCCATGCCACGGAGACGGCGGCCAGAACGCGCTGCACGGACAACCTGCGCCGCATCAGTGACTGGGGCAAGGAATTCGCAGGCCAGAACGGCGGCAAGCTCCCTTCCAGCGGCATGAAGGACAGCCTCCTGACCGCCCGCGAATGCCGCAACTGGTGGGACGCCCTGGCCCCCATCGTGAACGCGGAACAGCCGGACCTGATCGCCCGGAACGACAAGGAGCCGAACATGCTGCCGGACACCTTCCGCTGCACGGGAGACAAGCGCCCGGAAATCCTCGCGGCGGAAGACGCCAACCTTCCCGCCAGTCCGGACACCATCTCCTACACCAGCTGGCTGGACAACAGGAAGGGCCGCCCCATGAACGTGGCGCGCGGCCAGGCTCTCCGGGGCAAGCCCTGGATCAGCGACGGCATCCCCATTGACGGGCGCAGCGTCATCACGGAACAGGACTTTGAGGAAATCGTGGTTCCGGCCCTGGAACGCCACCAGGGAGGCATCATGGTGCTTTACGCGGACGGGAAAATCTCCGCCGTTGAAGACCCCACGTTTGAAAAGGTCACCAAGGATTCCTGAGCCGCCTTTCTCCGCGCGCTGCGGGAAATCCCCGCGGCACGGCGCCGGGAAACCGGTGGAATTTTCTTCCCTCTCCCGCTGATTCGCCTTTACGAAGCCGGGATAATCATTAAGGTTAGCGTTCAGATGAACCAGCACGCCCCCTTTCTGCATCCGTATGATGGAATGATACCGCTGCACGTAGCCGGGTATGTGCTGGGCTCCGTCCTGCTGCTGGCCCATCTCTATGCCCTGTTGAAAAGGCGCCAGGTGCAGGCCTTCCTGCTTGCCTCCCCGCGCAACCACCTGCTGGCGCAGGTCCTGCTGGCCGTCGGCCTGTTCTGGTTCTTCCTGCTGGTGGCTCCGGAAGGACTGGGCGTCCTGAGTTACTTCCGGGTGGGGCTGGCGGAATTTGAAGGCATCCGGTGGCTGCTCCAGCTCGCATGCCCCGTGTTCCTGGTGCTGATGGTCACGCAGGTGAAAAACCTGCTCTTCCCGCGCGCGCTGGGCATCTTCGGCCTGATGGTGGCGGCCCCCCTCCTCAGCGCGGCCTTCCTTCAGGACCCTGTTACCCGGCTGCTCATCCCCGTCTGGTGCTACATCGTCATCTTCCTCTCCCTCCTCTGGATCGGCAAGCCCTACCTGTACCGGGACATGGTGAACAAAATCTGCTCCAAACCCGCCCTGTGGACGCCCCTGTGCCTGGGCGGCATGGTTTACGGAGCCGCCATCCTGCTCTGCGCCATCCTGTGGTGGTAGCAGGCGCGCCCCTTCCGGCACGCCTGCGGAGGGCAACGGGAAAACCCGCGGAACAACCTGCTTTTTCAACCCTGCTTTTTCAACCCTGCTTTTTCAACCCTGCTGCAAGAACCAGCGGCGGCTCCGCTTACACTACCATAAACCACGTTCCTTCCATGCGTTCCATTCCGTGTTTTTCCATCCTGGGCTGCATCGCCCTCTGGCTGCTTACCGTTGCCCCCTCCCTGGCGGACAAGCCCAACATTGTCCTCATCCTGGCGGATGACATGGGCTGGTCAGACCTCGGGTGCTACGGGTCGGAAATACCCACTCCGGCCCTGGACTCCCTCGCCAGGCAGGGCATGCTGGCCACCCGGTGCTACACGGCTTCCCGCTGCTCCCCTTCCCGCGCTTCCATCATGACGGGATGCGAACCCCACAAGGTGGACGTAGGGCTGCTGGACGACGACAGCGGACGCCCCGGCTACCGCGGACGCCTGAATCCGGACATTCCCACCCTGCCGGAGCTCCTGAAAAAAGCGGGCTACCGCACCTACCTTTCCGGAAAATGGCACCTGGGAAAAGTCAGGGGAACCTACCCGTGGGACCGCGGCTTCGACCGTTACCGCGGATTGCTGGGCGGCGCGGCGGACTACTACAAGCCCATGCCGGACCGCCCCTTCGGGGAAGACGGAAAACTGCTCAAGCCGGAAGACCTGCCGGAGGACTTCTACATGACGGATGACATCACCAGAACGGCCCTGGCCTACCTTGACGATGCCGCCGGAAGCAAAAAACCCTTCTTCCTTTACGTGGCGTACACGGCTCCGCACACGCCCCTCCAGGCCCCCCGGGAGGAGATAGAAAAAATGCTCCCGGCCTACAGAGGCAAATCCCCCCACGCCATTGCCTCCAAAAGGCTGGAAAAACAGAAGCAGATAGGAATCGTCCCCCCGTCCGCCAAACTGGGCATGGCAGGCAAATTCAATCCCGCGGGCTATGAAAAGGCCACTGCGGAACGCAAGGACAACCTTGCCGCATGCATGGCTACCTATGCCGCCCAAATCTCCATCATGGACCGCGGCATAGGCCGCATCCTTGCCTCCCTGGACCGCCACCGCCTCAGCGGCAACACCATCGTCATCTTCCTGTCGGACAACGGGGCAACGGCGGAAATGCCCCAGAACAACAGAAACAAGAAAACCGTTCTTCCCATCGGCCCCCTGGGGGAAGCGGGCTGCCGGGACGGGTACGGTCCCATGTGGGCCGCTGTTTCCAATACCCCCTACCGCCAGTATAAAATTGAAACCTTTGACGGGGGACTGTCCGCGCCCTTCATCATCCGCTACCCTTCCAAAATCCGTCCCGGCACGCGCTACCACTCCCCCTTCCTGCTTCAGGACATCGCGCCCACCTGCCTCACGTGGGCCACGCTCCCGGTCCCGGCCCACATGGACGGCAAGCCGCTCAACGCCTACTGGGCCAATCCCGGAAAGATTCCTCCGGCCAGGGTCTGGGACTACATCCCCAATACCTGCCCTCCCCGCACCATCTTCTGGGAACACCAGAGGAACCGCGCCGCCCTGACAAACCAGTTCAAGCTGGTGGCCCCCAACCGCGGTCCCTGGCAGGTGTACGACATCAGGGACAGGACGGAACAAAAGAACCTGGCGCCCAAGCACCAGCCGCTCATTGAGCAGATATCCGCCCGGTACAACAAGTGGGCGGCGGAAAACCATGCGGAATAACACTGCCCGGAGTTAAGAACGGGAAAACAGGCTATCTCCGCCCGTTAAAACCCACTCCCCCGCAGGCATCCCGTAGAAGCCATTCATGATAAACGGCTCCCACTTCACCCATTTGCGGCAAATTCCGTAAAAAATCCGGCCGCGGGGGCGGACGCGCCCATGATTTCCCTTCTTTTTTGTCCTGAAAATAAAACACGGCAGAACTCTGCGATTTAATAAACCGTTTCCCAAACGGAAAACCATTCATTTTTCCTAACAATTATTGGAACCGGAGAAGCATTATTATTCAAAGAAATACCGTCTTAGAATATTTCTAAATTGATAAAAACTCATTGATTGTAAATAAATTTTATTTAAACTCACATAAGAAAAGATCACTTCAATTCCTTCACCGCACTCTTCACCTCTTCAATATTCAATATGGAATATTTTTGAGAATCAACCCATAACACACCTTTAACAAGACTTATACAGCATCATCTTAATTTCAACCAATCTTTCTTCCGCTCCCTTTTATGTCCAAAGAGACTTCCTTCATCAAGAAAGCAAACCTGTTCCAGCCCATTCTGGTAGTTGTTATCTCCATCATCGGAGGAACACCCATGGAGAAAGCCAATACGGGAAAAATCGTCCTGCTTGTGATCCTTGGCGCGGCTTTCATTGTGTGGCATGTGGAATGCCAAAGGCTGATCAACAGGCGGAGGGAGGAAAAAGAGCATACCTGCACGCTGAAAAACAGGAGCGCCGCCCTTTACAAAAAGACATACGCCTCGCTGAGCGGAGAATATGAGCACTTCGCCAACAGGCTGAACGGCGGTGCCTGCGGAGAGAGCAAGACGGACGGTTCCCGCGGAACGGCGGAGAGCTTCAACGGCGCCTGCCAGTTCCTGTGCTCCACGATTGCGGCGGCGCTGGCCGAATACAAGAATTCCCTCATCTTTGAAGTGCTTTATATCCAGGCGGAACGGCAGGAGGGCCAAACCTTCCTGCGCGTCACGGGCTACGCGCAGGGAGAGCACAATAACGACACCCCCTCCCTGCTGGCCCAGCCTCCGCGCCCCGTGACCGGAGCCCCCTCCATGCTGGACGAACAATTATTCACGGAACGCCGTCTCAGCCCGCTGGTTCTCTCCGGTCCCGGAGAAGTGAGGCGAAGCTTCTACCGGAAGCGCAACCAGCCCCCGGAGGAAAAATACATGCAGTACCTCGCCATTCCCGTCCTGAGCCGGAGGAATGAAATCATCGGGCTCATTGAAGTGGCCATCAAGAAAACGCCGTTCATCTCCCCCGTGGTCATGCTGGAAGCCCATGAACTGGCGGACATCAACTCATGGCTGTACCATCTGAAAGACCATTTCCTGCTGTTCCATGAAATAGAACGCGCCGTCCGGCACGACTTTCCTTAAAAATAACCTTCCGGCCCACAGGCCGGAGCCATCTTCAAGGTACAGTTCCCGGAGAGTTTTGCTCGCGGATAAACTCCATGGCTTCTCCCGTATCCACAAAATCCAGAACCCAGAAATTCACGCGCCGCGCATAAAGACGCCACAACGCTTCCGAGCGGCCACGCAGTACTTTTAACACATTCGTCTTTTCCGCGTTTTCAATCATGGGAACAAGCGTGGAAACAAAATGGTTGACTATCAGAAGTCCATTAGTGGGAAGCCCCCTGTTCAGCGTATTGGCCATCCGGTTTGCGGCAGCGGCCTTCCATGGAGTTTCCACGCAGTATTTCCAGACGGGCATGGGCCAGTTTCCTTCTCCATCAGGCCTGTCCGTCATCACTACCAGGCGGCGCCCGGTCTTCCGCATTTCCCCCAGGGTGGGCCATCTCTGTTGTACAGGAGCAGGGGCGCAATACTTCGCCATTCCCGCCTTTTCAAACGCTCTTCTCACTTCTTCATTATCCGCATAGGATTCCAGGATCAGAGTCACCACGGCACGGGGATGCCCTTCCAAATAAACGCGTACATGGCCCAGGGCATCCTGCAGGGAGATAGAACCCGGAAAAAACAATTTTCCATTCCCGTGCCTGAGCACCAGCTCCCCGTCCTTCTTCCAAACGTCCCACATCTGGGCGTGAACCCCTGCCTCCAACTGTTCCGGAATATTCCAATTCTGATTGGGGCACCACCAACCGTCGCGGCTGTTGCTCATGGCATTGTGGGCGCAGAGCCAGGTCACGCCGTCGTACGGCACGTCATCCGGCAATTCCAGAGGCCATGAATCGGCCCATGCAGCCATGGCCAGCATCCAGACGACAGCAACCGTTTTCCCTCCCCATTTCCACGCCGCTCCGGCAGGAGCTGAAAATCTTAACAAGAACCTTAAAATAAACATTTTCATTCACTGAAAATTCATCTTTCCGCTTTCTTCGGATATCCCACATAACGGGAGGGACGGACAAGCCGCGGAAAATATTAAATAACGGCATCAGCCGTTCTCTCATACGCATTCAGCATGCACACCCAATTGCGGGCAAGAATACTCCGTAAAAGGAAACTCCGCAAGGAACTATTCCCCGCGGAGTTTCAAAGGATGGAAAATGAATGGTACTTGGACCGGGACTCGAACCCGGGACCAATAGATTAAAAGTCTACTGCTCTACCAACTGAGCTACCCAAGCACTTACCCTTGCTGGAAGGGCGGAGGCAGTAAACACCACGCCTTCTTTCATGGCAAGCGCAAAATGGAAGACGGACAAAAAAAGATCAGGATTCCATGTATTCCTGCCACCGGGCGCGCCATTCAGCAGGAATGCGCGTGGGGCGCCCCTGGGGCATCTGCACCAGGGCAAGCTGCTGATGGGCTTTTACCAGCAGGTCGTTGTTGGAAGCGCGGCGCATTTCAAAATCGCACCAGAACGAGGCCCTCTCCACGGATTGCAGCCACCCCGTCGTGACAATGGTATCCCCCAGCACGGCAGGGCGCACGTAGTTGATCTCATGGCGCACCACCACGGCGAACTGCTGGCGGCCGCCCATGGTTTTATAGTCCATCCCCAGCTTTGCTCCCAGCTTGGTGCGGCAGGCTTCAATCATCCGCAGGTAGGCCAGGTTATGAACCACCCCTCCGCAGTCCGTATCATAAAACATGACTTCATCTTCCGTGTGAAACATCAGCTCCGGATTCATGATGGCCATTGTAGGAAGGAAACGGGCGCGCTGAAAGGAAATTCCGGTTCAGCCATGCCATGCGTGATGCGTCCGCGCCAGCGTGAACACGCACACGGAGGCCGCCCCGGCCCGGAGCAGCAGCTGCGCGCAGGCCTCCGCCGTAGCCCCGGTGGTAAGAACGTCATCCACCAGCAGCACATCCCTTCCCGCAACAGGGCGGCGTTTTATCCTTTTTTCATCCGCATCATAGATTTTCCGGGCGTGCCGGAGGCGCTGCTCCCGCGCCAGGCTGGCCTGGGGCATCCGGTCCGGCAGGCGTTTCAGCACTCCGGCGCAGGGCCAGCGGAGCTCCCTGCCCAGCAGAACCGCCAGTTCCCGCGCCTGGTTGTATCCCCTGCGGACGAGCTTGCGGCGGTGCATGGGCACCGGGACAAGCAGGCGTTTTTTTCCGCCGAACCAGTGGGGATTTCCGCGCATGGCATCCGCCATCATCCCGGCGAAGGTTCCGGCCAGATGCACGGCCCCGGCATACTTGAAAGCGAGGAGAAGGTCTCTCAAGGCCCCTTCATTCACATAGGCGGCGCGGGCTTCCTGAAAGGACGGCGCGGCTTCCGCACAGCGGCGGCACAGGCCGGACGGGATGAAGGAGCCCTCCGCGGGTTCCCCGCAAACGGAACAGAACGGAGGCTCCACGGGAACGAAGCTCCCACGGCATTCCGGGCAGACGTGGCAGCCGTCCAGGCCGCCGCGCCCGCACAGCTCGCAAACGAAGGGATACACCCAGGAGAGCCATTCCCTGAACACTGCTCCCAGCATGTCCGGCGCGGCAGAAATGGAAATGCGGCCTACCGGCCGTCCTCCCCGTCAGGGGAGCCGAGTTCCTCCTCTTCCGGCATGTCTTCCAGAAGCTTGTCAATGGCCTCGATAAAGCGCCACGGGCAGCGCTTGCGCTGGTACTTGCGCCAGAGCACGTCCCGCAGGGTCACCCAGCGTTCACGCGTGAATTCCACGTGCTCCCATTCCACATCGTCACGTTCCGCACGGCCCACCTTGGGAGCGCATTCCAGCTTCCATTTGTTGGCGTGGTGGCATGCCCTGTATACCAGGGTGCCCTCTTCCGTGCGTTCTTTCCACGTGTGAACTTCCATGGGGGCGAGTGTAAGGCAGAACCGCCCCGGGTAAAGAGGAATTTTTGCTAGTCATCCGCCCTTGCGCGATTAGTATGGCTCTGTCATGAACGACACTGAAATGATCGAATGCCGCGAGCCTGCCCTTCAAATGCAGCGCCTCATCGCCATCATGAAACGCCTGCGCGCCCCCCAGGGCTGCCCCTGGGACGCGGAACAGACCCACCGCTCCCTAATCACCAACATGATTGAGGAGGCCTACGAGGTGGTGGACACCATCCAGCGGGACGATTGGGAGCAGATGAAGGAGGAGCTGGGCGACGTTTTGCTTCAAGTGGTTTTTCATGCGGAGATCGCCCGGGAGGCGGGGCGGTTCAATTTCAATGACGTGGCCGCGGAAGTGAGTGAAAAGCTCGTGCGCCGCCATCCCCATGTGTTTGCCCAGTCCACGGCGGATACGACGGACGCCGTGCTGACCCAGTGGGACAAGATCAAGCGCCAGGAGAAAGGCACGGAGTCCACCCCGTACCTGCACGGAACGGGCAAGGGCCTGCCGCCCATGCTCCGCGCGTGGAAGCTCCAGAAGAAAGCCGCCAAAGCCGGGTTCGACTGGCCGGACGCCCAGGGCGCCCTGGACAAGGTGAAGGAAGAAACCGCGGAGTGTGAGGAAATCCTGCCCGCCGCGGAGGAAGACCCGCGCGTCACGGAGGAGCTGGGGGACCTGCTTTTTTCCGTGGTCAACCTGTGCCGCAAGAAGGGCATTGACCCGGAAGCGGCCATGGCGGGAGCCAATAAGAAGTTTGAGCAGCGTTTCAATGAGATGGAGCGCCTGCTTGCCAGGGACGGCATGTCCCTGGAGGAAGCAGGGCTGGACGCCATGGAGGAACGCTGGCAGCAGGCGAAGTCCTCCCGGTAAAAGACGCCCCTGTTCCGAGCCGGGCCTTGTCCGTGCCTTCCGTTCTTACCTGTTCCGGCGCCGAACGCATCATCAGGCGTACGGCGCCGGAATGTTTTAACGTGCATTTCCGTTCCTGCGGCGGCGCAGCAGCAGCGCGCCCAGCCCCAGCAGGCCAAGCACGGCCGTTCCCGGTTCGGGAACAGGACGCACCAGCGACACCACGCCGTCCTTCATCCAGGAATCCCCGTTTTCCAGCAGGAATCCGGCGTTTTTCAGGGCGGCGTCATAAAGGACGGAGGCCAGGGAGGCGTCCCCGCTGAACGTATTGGTCACGGAGCCGTCGTAAAGGACAAAGTGGATGGTGGTCACGCTGGAATCCACCAGTTGCGCGATCAGGGCGGCGGAACATTCCGTGAGCATCAGGTTCACGCCCCCGCAGAAGTCCACGGACGCGTTTCCGGCCCCGGTAATCAGCGCGTTGGTCGTCCACGTGCCGGGGTCCGTCATGGAGAAGTTGCCGTCCGCATAGCTGATGTTCAGGTTCGGCACAGCCGGGGACGTGGAGACGGGGGAAACGGCCAGGGAGGAAAGTTCCCCCAGCCTGATGCCGGAATCCGCCGCGTGAATGAGCATGTCTTCCACACGGGCCTCCTGCCCTGCGGCCACCTCCAGCACGGAGCCGGAGAATTCCGTATGGGCCAGCGCCGCTCCGGTCCTGACGTTCACATTGACCCCGTTGAACTGCGCGCGGTCCGCGGCGCTTGCCCCCTTCACAATTCCGGTTCCGGCAGAAGAACCGAAGGAAGCGCGCTCCACCGTGGAGGAGGAAGCCCCGGCACGCGCCGTCACCGCCACGGAAATGTCAGACAGTGAGAAGGAGTTCAGCGTGTTGACGGAGGCGCCCGCGCCCGCCAGCTTCACGGAGCTGGCGTAAGAGACCGTTCCCGCCTTCACATCCAGCCTGGAATTCGCCCCCAGAAGCTCCACGCTTGCCTTCTCATTGAGCGCCCCCGCATGGGCCAGCTCCAGCGCGGCGTGGTCCGTCACCCGGTAGGCGCCGTCCCAGGTATTGGCCCCTCCCAGCACCACGCGGCCGTTTTTGCCGGCGTTGTCATTTTTAATGATGATGGTTCCGGAGGTTTCGCCGGGCTTGATGACTCCGTTAAGCGTCATGACATGGCTGTCACCGGAGGCCGCCATGGCGTCCGGATCGTACCCGGTCGTGTCCAGCACAAAGGCCTTGCCTCCGGCGTCCACCACCATTTCATAATCATTGTCCCAGTCCGCATCCAGCATGCCCAGCACGCCGCCGCCGTTCAGGAGAATCGTGTTGCCGGTTTTCTGCACGCCGTCTTCCGTATAGGGCGTTCCGGACAAGGTGCCGAAGCCGGAACCCAGGCGCAGAACGCCGCCGTCATTGACCTGCACGTCATAATCATACAGCGCCTGCCATTCGTCCCTGCCCACCACCAGGTTGCCATCCTGCCCCATGTTCAGTTCTCCAACCAGGAAGAGGGAGTTCTCCACCTTCAGGGAACCGGCGTCAATGGTCAGGAAAGCCAGGCGCGCGTTCCCCGCCGTCTGGGAAAAGACGCCCGTTTTCACCAGGCCGATGTAGCCGGAGTCATATTTTTTGCCCGTGTCGTACATGTCAATGTACTGCCCAAATCCCAGATTGCCGTGATAAACACGGTCTGACGTGTCCACCGCCAGCAGGAGGGCGGTGGCGGAATCCCGCCCTGCGGAGGCTTCCGTAGTAACGCAGGAGGCTTCATCA
This DNA window, taken from Akkermansia muciniphila, encodes the following:
- the mazG gene encoding nucleoside triphosphate pyrophosphohydrolase, with the protein product MNDTEMIECREPALQMQRLIAIMKRLRAPQGCPWDAEQTHRSLITNMIEEAYEVVDTIQRDDWEQMKEELGDVLLQVVFHAEIAREAGRFNFNDVAAEVSEKLVRRHPHVFAQSTADTTDAVLTQWDKIKRQEKGTESTPYLHGTGKGLPPMLRAWKLQKKAAKAGFDWPDAQGALDKVKEETAECEEILPAAEEDPRVTEELGDLLFSVVNLCRKKGIDPEAAMAGANKKFEQRFNEMERLLARDGMSLEEAGLDAMEERWQQAKSSR